The sequence attttttcataGCTCTGGCCAGTTAATATGACATACATTACAGTGGCAGCTATGAGAATGCACAAATACAGCTCCACAGGTAGAGAGAAAGTGACCTGTGACCAAAAATACCCCTCACACAGTTGACTTCAGTTTGAAAACCTTTTCATGTTGTATGTCAAGTGAACAAGTTAAGAGCTCTGATATGCTCATTATGGGTTAAATAGGTTATCTGTATCATAACAAAGTCcagtttcaattcaattcaattcaattttatttttatagtgcCAGTTATAATTCAGTTTGTCTCAAGACAcattacagaacccatatgcctgaaccttGTATTGTAGATTGCTGTAGGGTAAAAAGGTGCAGCTTTACTCACATTTGTTAGTACAATTTTAACAGTATTGGCCTATGAGCTGGACAGGATCTTTAAAATCGATTAGATTTTCCCAGGAAAAATAGACTGCAAGCCCAGCAATGTTATGCACTGTCCTTTAAAGCAGCCAGCCTGTGTTTGTAATAGTTGATAGGATTTCCAAAACTGGCTTTCCAAGCTCTTGGAATACGCTGTAACAgtgagtgtttgtgtatgtgtggaaTGCTTCGAGGTGTGGGTCATTAGTTAATCACCTGAGTGAGCACACCTGTGGCAGCGAGTGGTCTACCTGTCTACTCTTCATTCCTGTACCATAAGAGCCTGGTTCAGACCACTGCATGACATCGGACCACTGAAAAACGCTCATCCGTGACCACTCCTGCCGGCTCTGCTTGCCTGCTCTGACTATCCATCCCTGTCAGTCTTCTGGATCACCAGGTCACTCAATCTGCCAATTGCAACTAACAGTAAGTGGCCACAAATGTAACCAGCTGACACAGAGATTTTTGATCTAGTAGCACTTTTATTGTTAGACAACAATAGGAGGGTTCAGTTCAGATTTCTACAACCACTGTTCATTCCAAAACAACCCTGGTCCCATATCGCTGTGGACTTTGTGACCAGGATGCCATGGTGGTGTTGCCCTACGAAGGTGGCATCCTGGAGACACTAATATAAATCCTGCTGTTGCTTGAGCCAGAAGGTATTTAAGAAACTCAGaagaaagactcctacaaacagctagAAGCCACACACCAAACTTCAGCCCCTGTTAATGTTTTGCCAAAAAACATATGAACAACAGAATACATTATTTATTGGTGAGTATCATAAATCTAAACTGTTTAATCGTGTTAGTTTTATTATTGTGATACTTAGGTTTGTTGTCAAGCAGATGTGAAATTTTATAgagcaaagtgaatgagaaaggtctctgctctctgtgatATTTTTAACTCAAACTGGTGGTGAAATGAGGAAAAAGCCTTTCTCATATCACTTCACACAACTTGAAGTAgcattgcatgtgtgtgtcatcCTGTTAATGTGACTGCATGCTTTTCAGACTTGTGTTACATGTGATACAAAATGTACTAGGTTTGACCTAGTGAGGTTGCTGTTGTGGCATTTATGTCAACGTGAGCAAGATTCTTTCTTAGACAAGAAGCTGACATGTTCAGATGCTAtcagataaacagaaataaatgcatgtCTTAATAGGGCGATTAGGTGCTCAACATGTATTATGcacttttatatttatttaaactcCAGTTTTAGAACTTCTAACATAAATGtgtttcataataataataattcagcgTTAATCATGATAATTTTGACATCACTAATTTTCCATAACTTCTGTTATGGAGCAGGAGTAGTGATGGTGGTATCTTTGCGCGTTTCCTTAACATAGAGCAGCAATCATTGCAGTTCAGCTCCAGTTAAAGTATCTAATTAACATTTACTGCTAAACAGAGGGTATTTTTTGCGGATTGAACACCTTTATATCTGTAGCGTTTTGTATTTTTGCGTTGCACTGAGTGGGGCCAAAGATGAGCAGGACACCGGCGGAGGGATACATGTGAGCACGCAGGCGTCGCTGGATTGAGGTTTCCGGGCAACTCCACTGCAACAGCAGGATACGGGCTGCACAGATTCACCGAAACCCTTATTTTAGAAGAGACTGGTGTCATTTAATTGCTGTATTAGCGTATATGCCGGCTAAGTAAGTTGAATACAACACCTTAAACTGAGCCTTTTCGCATATTAACGGAGCTTTAAAAGTCAACGGGACAATGGTGAGTATAAGCAAGCTAACGTTGTGTAGCACTGCTAGCTAGTCTTAGCTAGGTATCGCTAACATCGATTACTCTGCAATGGGAGAATTTACAGCCACTACGTGCGCGTTATTGCATCTGCTCACAAGCATTGAAGCATATAATTATCATATCAATCTAATAAGCCGATTTAAAACGAGCTAAAGTTAGCTACTGATAAGAAAATCTGTAGAAAATCCTGCGGCAGCCGCGCATATGGTGTtactttacagtcattttgtcGTAAAATATAGATCTTATTGGTGTTTCAGCTGCTCTGCATACACGCCTTATTGTGAGGTGGAATGGGTTTATCTAATGCTCTACTGTAGTATTAGTCATTTGGCTGATTTGCTGagtgtatataaataaagtgGTTTAAACGGCCGTGCCTCGGTAAAGGTTTCCAGCATTTTTGTCGTTAGCTTCAGAGTCGGGAGTGGGCGTGGTGGTGGTTGGTGGTGTTGAAGGGGGTGATGTGTAAAAATAGACCTTCCAGTGTGAACGTGAAACCCATCTCGTTAATCTTACAAGAAAGGCATCAGAACTCCGGTTAACTGTCTTGCTAACTACCATTTTGTGAAGCCACACAAGCCCGCTGCAGCAGCACCTCTTGTAGGCACATCAGCAGGGTGGTTTTCAATGTAGTTAGACATGCGCAACAAGCGAGAGAAAAAGCTTGTAATCGCCGCCGATTGGCATTACATAAGAATACAGCTCACAGGTAGTAGTCTGCTGCTCACATCCAGCAACAATTGCTTGTCATATTGTGTGCAGTTCAACAAGGAGTTGCAACATGTATTTGCACAGTTTGTCTCGCAGTGGCATCATGACACCATCTCCTGCGTTACGTATTGCGCATAACGTTGAACCGCATTCTGCTTCTGCTGAATGATCCTCTTTGCCACCCCTCCTTTCTCGCCTCCCTTCCCCCCGCATTGAACCAAACCATGCTTGGTGCAGTAGGACCTGCAGTGCACCCTCCAAAATGGGAGCTAACTATTTTAAAAAGCCCTATTATGGCAGGACAAATGAATCCCTGCCTCTGTGCCTCATCCTTTATCTTCCACTGGTGTTCCTCTCTGCATTGCAAAAGAACAGACACATGGTCTGTTATTGTCTTTGCCAAGTGAGGAAACTTGGAACACGTTACAATAGGCCTATTCAGTCGCATGCTGTTCACACATCATTTGTAAATTCAAATTGATTTTCTGATGGAAACAAAACCCTGCAGCCACTGTAGTTTTCTATTGTCAGGATGAGAATACATGACATGATCTCCGGTTTACCGATGAGATGGAAGGTAACCATGCTGTTTTGCTGCACTTATTTCAGCAGCTGTATAAATCCTCAAACACTCACAGCACTGTGTTCTGCCCTGATCCAGAGACTGCTTGCTTCAGCACCACTGAATTGGTTGGCAGTGGACAGTGGGTACGCTTGCAATCTGTCTTGCTCCCTTCTTCTTATCCCCCCACCTTTCTCCAAACTAACATGGTGACTCATTGAAATTGACTCGAAGAACACATGGCATTACCACCACCTTCAGCTACAGAAATGTTAGCTTCAATCACTTTGGTTTTTGAGTAAGGCAAAAGGATTGTTAGAAACCAATTTATCCTTTATCTTTGCTGCACATGGATTTAATTAATACaagattttagtttatttagcTCTAGAGctacatttgtttaatttctaaCTTCGAACTTGAATAAATGATTCGCCAGACTATATGACAAATGGAGCATTATCATCTTATCCTCATCACTGAACTAGTATCAGTGTAAAATTGCCGTAGACTTTCGGAGTTTATTGCATGCAGCAGTTCCTTCCCAGTTGTCGGACAATCAGACAAGGactgcacaaagacacaaagaagcaAGCACTGTCCAGCAACAGTTGTCACAAGGGTTAGTCTGTGATGTTTGAACTGAGCTGAACATCTGTTCagtaaaaaagatgcaaagaggTGGTTAGTTGCGGTGATATTCAGTGTGCTACATTGGCGACCCTGTTCGTGTCTCACTAATTATAGCAGGCATGTGTATTTCGGGCTGTGGAGTATTTATACCCGGCCCTCATCACACTTTCTCAGCCTGAAGTAGGCATGTTGACTGACTTAGACAGGCCTGGTAAGACCTCACGTGGAGGGTAGAATGACGTCTCAGAAAGAGTTGAGAAATGAAATGGGTGTATAAATGTAAAttcaagtttttgtttgtttttacaagtAAAAGTGGTAAAGACCTCTCTAAAACCAGCAGGTTTGAATGACATTGCCACATGTATGTAATCATAAATACTtttctttgtaataaaaaaaaatgcactaataaactaaataaatacgTAGCTCCACCCTAGTGTATCCTCATCTATGACTTCATGCCAGTAATGCAACAAGTCCtacattttacaataaataGAATGCAAGTACTCAAATGCCACACTTAATAGAATGGCAGAGCCAGCATTAATTTTGTACTAACCTAATAGAAGTCAGGGAGATCAAATAGCATTTACGTCattaatttatgttttgcatctattaaCATAGTCTTTGGCTAGGTCTATTGTAGATAATCTCTGGGTCCAGCTGCAAGGTAGCATCTTGGTGTGTTATGAATTAGTTTGTCTAGAGTGGATTTGCATCGGCAGATCTGTTTGGGTTATGTACACAGTGTAGCCTGCTGCAGGTGATCTTCATTAGGCCTGTTTTCAAGTCACATCCACCCAAAATTAATCTTGGACAGGTGTCTTGCTGGTCCTTGTGAACAAATGTAGGAGAAACAGTTCCTTTCCTTTCAGTTTCtctaattttgttgtttgtagCATAATCTTTATTTATCTTTAGAGTTTGTTATGCTCCCTATCCACCTGGACTTGCACCACttgtactttttttaaattaacaaccaCAATAAGTTGTTTGTTGCTCTGCCATCTTTGGAATTTGCACATGTATATTATTTTGCCCAATCATAATGTCAAATGAATGCACGTAGATCGCTACGTCTGTCTTGAACACATTCTaaaatttaactgtttttatttatcactgGCAGGGCTGcaaataataattttcattatGGGCTGTCAGGGTTTTATCAGTGTCTCCTTCTTTTGTCAACAGGCTGATCAGCTGACCGAGGAGCAGATTGCTGGTGAGTGCATACCTTAACCATGTTTGGTGTGTTTAGCTTTAGCAGCACCTTATTTCACCACCAAACCTAAAAAAACCCAAAGGTGACGCTGATTATATGAACCAGAGGTTTTTGGGATTGTATTCTCTTAGTTCAGGTTTGGTCCTGATTATAATCCGGTCCTGCTAAAAGTAGTTAATGCTATTCACATGGCTTCCTGAGTTGTAAATCAGACCCTTGTtgtatgtttaaaatgaaaatctgaactAAACGTATAAGGTTCACACATGACCCATATTTTAGAAATTATGCAACATTATACACAAGTGTTTTTATGCAGGCTATGCTGTTGTATTGCTCAAAGGTCATCAGTCTGGTGTCCCAACAGTTTTGTTCCCTCTTTGCATTGAACTAGTCATGTACAAACCATGTTAATaccatgtgtttatttttgtttctcagACTACTACACTGAAAGTGAAGTCTTTTTGTTGAAGTGAATACTTCTGGTAAATAACAGTGCTATTTCTGTAAATGCACAGAGTTCAAGGAGGCGTTCTCGCTGTTTGACAAGGATGGTGATGGCACAATTACTACCAAGGAGCTTGGGACTGTGATGCGCTCTCTGGGGCAGAACCCCACTGAGGCTGAGCTGCAGGATATGATCAATGAGGTGGATGCTGATGGTGAGGACGGATCTTCGTGTCATATGTTCCTCTTGTCGGTAGTATTGtcagttccagatttatttGTTGGAGTTTACGCTAGACAGTCTGTACTTGAAGCTGTTTTGGTTGTAAAAGAAGTAGTGCCATGTTACATCATCCTGGGTCGACAGTCTGCTTTCCTGTTAAAATTATTTCATGACCAAGGTAACCCAATTTCACCAActtatttctgtttgtatgACTGTGTAGGTAACGGTACTATTGACTTTCCTGAGTTCCTGACCATGATGGCCAGGAAGATGAAAGATACAGACAGTGAGGAGGAGATCAGAGAAGCCTTCAGAGTCTTTGACAAGGTACAGTAGGACTGAGAACATTACCTAACAACACTCAAAACTAGAAAGTCTCTGAATTAACTACAGATGACATTGTATATCCAATATATCTATGCGATAACCTAGTCAAACTTTTATTGTAATAAAGTCCTGTATGTTTAGAGAGAACGTTTTGTAGAGAGATTTGTGCATGATATTGAGCTGTCACTCAATCTCACAGTATTTTTTAATTCCAGTTTTTGTCATGCTACCAAGCGAATGTAAGCATTTAGCACAGTGTAGTTAAAGCTAGAGAAGTACATATAAATCAGGACTGTGACTTCACAGAGAACCCTAAATTCGTGCTTCTGACACTGCAATAGCCAAACAGTTTCTCAAGTAACACTGTCCTAGCTGGAAATTCATTGTAGAGATGCTGAGTTCAGTGGTATTCCACTTAAAGCTCttgtatataatatatacaataacaGTAGTTGTTCTTTTTCCATCTGTAGGATGGTAACGGCTACATCAGTGCAGCTGAGCTACGGCACGTCATGACCAACTTGGGCGAGAAGCTCACTGATGAGGAGGTGGACGAGATGATCCGTGAGGCTGACATTGACGGTGATGGTCAGGTCAACTACGAGGGTgagctgttgtttgtttattagcTTGCAGTCAACTCCACAAAGCTCTTTTTAAGTTTGCTGATGTAAAATAACTGCAACTGCTGCATTTGTTGcattgtttgatttgttttgactGTCCGCCTGTATTATGTTCATCTGATAGCAGCACTGTCAAAAACAATATCTGTCCATTGTTATATCTGTCAGTTAAgtcttgttttctgttctt comes from Amphiprion ocellaris isolate individual 3 ecotype Okinawa chromosome 7, ASM2253959v1, whole genome shotgun sequence and encodes:
- the calm3a gene encoding calmodulin 3a (phosphorylase kinase, delta), yielding MADQLTEEQIAEFKEAFSLFDKDGDGTITTKELGTVMRSLGQNPTEAELQDMINEVDADGNGTIDFPEFLTMMARKMKDTDSEEEIREAFRVFDKDGNGYISAAELRHVMTNLGEKLTDEEVDEMIREADIDGDGQVNYEEFVQMMTAK